The Streptobacillus felis region TTTAATAACCCATGAATAAAGATTAGGATATTTAACACCATATTTAGTACATATATCTTTGTAATTTTTTCCTTTTTCTATACATTCTTTTGCAATATTCATCTTAGTTTCTTTAC contains the following coding sequences:
- a CDS encoding transposase; this encodes MINPKLSKETKMNIAKECIEKGKNYKDICTKYGVKYPNLYSWVIK